In one window of Amblyomma americanum isolate KBUSLIRL-KWMA chromosome 9, ASM5285725v1, whole genome shotgun sequence DNA:
- the LOC144104496 gene encoding uncharacterized protein LOC144104496, with protein sequence MDVLGPRQVPPRGGDENDRPPLDDALLECLMEQQQQQPRARRGDDFAPEVVLDFVRSITELQGDDFKECAPRREPPAQAAAQQARPCESKHILDKSLEVLNCDPVPVLLPLVVNPKGASDTAVATSLGSRTPALNADERRSIETGVGSQKQSHSSEGDHQRAVIAEALKDIRRHLSPSPQESSEETPGPSEMEDLMEGSSLASTSEAATSSQENTEDNSEKKHSGVGTEDTTEATAQLEATVEEPTASVKSQHPTFQADANCDLLIPSFLSSLDPIVHHADPLYAIKKMYQGMSQDFSTVLSPQVAGMPQVSDESEKQQPVSCSTCYDFINHDYLSQQEKHPGGAFEQFLSPSNHSVDDRQRPVPDLLCGDDCHFQAPGMAPQFGLLPLSAEMRAAAPEHEGGSGGSMPPSVDEKSFINFLFSNMSNDDIEDRAGPLDLFQINSNVGFLQDNVDVFSQLNAVPLVDYNNNVLSFHGERGYQEATTTDEIGRRTDMSAETDAPSGRMHAFSEATEVPTYMASAETSLARDPPSQRLQPAVQEENHVATKVFRAELCSGVPEFLQTLQEKKIDDAAVQLGLVQPLARPTNVSTEPERNYDLLRLSPERCVWPKARTPFSDGNVLASTPASEDTPKFRRRNVRNFFSDGNTRDTANITGQVQHSEPPTVKAPTAWPLKPIFVTGKEWMKRCAPLKPVFVRQQQPPMPLSLKPVFLAPQQHQHLAWAMSKSARNAPADSNRDMWTRETSLVCGAPGCFRNNEIDIEDVIAGLTEDTAMLQPLLVASQAQSSQQESSSSDNSTGQTEQGGSSSEEGGDSNSSTTGTSVNASEDSAHSSSTTPAPTQRSIYSASYGTTDQDEQGPNEEPQSETVATATGRDISWGLHSEVPLSMTTDEFDRSALHFDFPLATTGDESTDDAASSFNEAYPSSAKKTLTLRSLMPTITEEDQE encoded by the exons ATGGACGTGCTCGGTCCTCGTCAGGTGCCCCCCAGGGGCGGGGACGAGAACGACCGGCCGCCCCTGGACGACGCGCTCCTGGAGTGCCTgatggagcagcagcagcagcagcccagggCTCGCCGCGGAGACGACTTCGCGCCGGAGGTCGTGCTCGACTTCGTGCGGAGCATCACCGAGCTACAGGGCGATGACTTCAAAGAGTGCGCGCCTCGCCGGGAGCCACCGGCACAG GCTGCGGCGCAGCAAGCTCGCCCTTGCGAAAGCAAGCACATCCTGGACAAGTCCCTGGAGGTTCTCAACTGCGACCCCGTGCCCGTGTTGCTGCCGCTGGTAGTGAACCCCAAGGGGGCCAGCGACACGGCGGTGGCCACCTCGCTTGGGTCCCGTACGCCCGCGCTCAACGCCGACGAGCGGCGTTCCATCGAGACCGGCGTCGGCTCCCAGAAACAgtcgcacagttccgaaggggaCCACCAGAGGGCCGTGATTGCCGAAGCACTCAAGGACATTCGACGGCACCTCAGTCCGTCCCCCCAG GAATCGTCAGAGGAGACACCAGGTCCCAGCGAGATGGAGGATCTCATGGAAGGCAGCTCCCTGGCTTCGACGTCCGAGGCCGCGACATCGTCGCAGGAGAATACGGAAGACAACAGCGAAAAGAAACATAGCGGTGTCGGTACGGAAGACACCACAGAGGCTACGGCACAGCTGGAAGCCACCGTCGAAGAACCCACTGCTAGCGTCAAAAGCCAGCACCCCACTTTCCAAGCAGATGCTAACTGCGACCTCCTCATCCCGTCATTCCTGTCCAGCCTTGATCCGATCGTGCACCACGCAGACCCGCTTTACGCGATCAAGAAAATGTACCAGGGCATGTCTCAGGACTTCAGCACAGTACTCAGCCCTCAGGTGGCAGGAATGCCCCAGGTCTCAGACGAGAGCGAAAAGCAGCAGCCGGTCAGCTGTTCGACTTGCTACGACTTCATTAACCACGACTACCTCAGCCAACAAGAAAAGCACCCCGGGGGCGCGTTCGAACAATTCCTCTCGCCCAGCAACCACAGCGTCGACGACCGCCAACGCCCTGTGCCGGACCTCCTGTGCGGAGACGACTGCCACTTCCAGGCACCCGGCATGGCTCCGCAGTTCGGTCTGCTGCCTCTCAGCGCCGAGATGCGAGCCGCGGCTCCTGAGCACGAAGGAGGGAGCGGAGGCTCGATGCCGCCTAGCGTGGACGAGAAGTCCTTCATAAACTTCCTCTTCTCCAACATGTCCAATGATGACATCGAAGACAGGGCCGGACCGCTCGACTTGTTCCAGATAAACTCCAACGTTGGGTTTTTGCAGGACAACGTGGATGTGTTCAGCCAACTGAACGCCGTCCCCTTGGTCGACTACAACAACAACGTCCTCAGCTTCCACGGCGAAAGGGGATACCAGGAGGCGACCACGACCGACGAAATCGGAAGGCGCACCGATATGTCCGCCGAAACTGATGCCCCATCTGGACGGATGCATGCTTTCTCCGAGGCGACCGAGGTGCCCACGTACATGGCTTCGGCGGAGACGAGCCTTGCCAGAGACCCTCCGTCTCAGAGACTACAGCCAGCGGTCCAAGAGGAGAACCACGTTGCAACGAAAGTCTTCAGAGCTGAGCTGTGCAGCGGCGTTCCAGAATTTCTGCAGACTCTACAGGAAAAGAAGATCGACGACGCGGCAGTTCAGTTAGGCCTCGTGCAACCGCTCGCACGACCCACCAACGTCTCGACCGAGCCAGAACGGAACTACGACCTGCTACGGTTGTCGCCCGAGCGATGTGTCTGGCCCAAAGCGAGGACGCCCTTCTCGGACGGAAACGTACTGGCCTCGACGCCCGCTAGCGAAGACACGCCCAAGTTTCGACGCCGTAACGTCCGAAATTTCTTCTCCGACGGCAACACTCGGGACACGGCCAACATCACCGGACAGGTGCAACACAGCGAACCTCCCACAGTCAAGGCTCCCACGGCTTGGCCTCTGAAGCCAATTTTCGTCACGGGGAAAGAGTGGATGAAGCGATGTGCACCACTCAAGCCCGTCTTCGTCAGGCAACAACAACCCCCGATGCCTCTGTCTCTTAAGCCAGTCTTCCTCGCgccgcagcagcatcagcatcTTGCTTGGGCAATGAGCAAGTCAGCAAGGAATGCTCCCGCAGACAGCAACCGGGATATGTGGACAAGGGAGACGAGTCTTGTATGCGGTGCTCCCGGTTGCTTCAGGAACAACGAAATAGACATTGAGGACGTCATCGCAGGCTTGACAGAAGACACAGCCATGCTCCAACCCTTGCTCGTCGCCTCTCAAGCTCAAAGCAGCCAGCAGGAGTCCAGCTCCAGCGACAACAGCACCGGTCAAACGGAACAGGGTGGATCTTCAAGCGAAGAAGGCGGCGATTCTAACTCGTCCACCACCGGCACTTCAGTCAACGCTAGTGAAGACTCCGCCCATTCGTCTAGCACCACTCCCGCGCCGACGCAGCGGAGTATCTACTCTGCCTCATACGGAACAACCGACCAGGACGAACAAGGACCCAACGAAGAACCGCAGAGCGAAACGGTGGCGACAGCAACTGGCCGTGACATCAGCTGGGGCCTGCACAGCGAAGTACCTTTGTCTATGACTACTGACGAATTCGACAGAAGCGCTCTGCATTTTGACTTCCCACTAGCGACTACTGGCGACGAGTCCACAGATGACGCAGCGAGCAGCTTCAACGAGGCGTACCCTAGCTCCGCCAAGAAGACGCTGACCCTCCGCAGCTTGATGCCTACCATCACGGAAGAAGATCAGGAGTAG